A genomic window from Arvicola amphibius chromosome 5, mArvAmp1.2, whole genome shotgun sequence includes:
- the Tex51 gene encoding testis-expressed protein 51 codes for MLPVLLICLLPVAYGKNCLQCWPELPALLDYDLQVLWGSPGPPTELSQSLHSFFLEENAFLMPGYLARDHLEEETAIFFTHIDNAIKKLRDDKSALLEELRVQKSLLAERLKERSQELKQRACNDSCDMRTPTEVTVCADCRTHFLFCNDPIFCKAKAVRTYKWVVILITILMLLAAIGICGHFFWLQRMKKAVEVLGNTLLFGARKVLRLNSCLPGLSDDVMKEVGSEKYIMAYLITVCTTPRVAQSKVMRCHQVRQADGTHMACTHSDICACMWKPEVALDFVPQELAMMFFWDRVFDFYLELANWTKLAGRQASGIHPPPPPQG; via the exons ATGTTGCCTGTCTTGCTGATCTGCCTCCTACCAGTGGCCTACGGGAAGAACTGCCTCCAATGCTGGCCAGAGCTGCCGGCCCTGCTGGACTATGACCTGCAGGTGCTGTGGGGAAGCCCAGGGCCACCCACAGAGCTCTCACAAAGCCTACACTCCTTTTTCCTGGAGGAGAACGCCTTTCTCATGCCCGGGTATCTTG CTCGAGACCATTTGGAAGAGGAAACAGCTATATTCTTCACCCACATAGACAACGCCATTAAGAAGCTGAGGGATG ATAAGTCAGCACTCCTGGAAGAGCTTCGTGTTCAGAAGAGTCTTCTGGCCGAGAGGCTGAAGGAGAGGTCccaagagctgaagcagaggg CCTGCAATGATTCCTGTG ACATGCGTACCCCGACGGAGGTCACAGTGTGTGCTGACTGCCGGACGCACTTCCTGTTCTGCAACGACCCCATCTTCTGCAAAG ctAAGGCTGTCAGGACCTACAAGTGGGTTGTGATTCTTATCACCATCCTAATGCTCCTGGCTGCGATTGGCATCTG tggtcaCTTTTTCTGGCTCCAAAGGATGAAGAAGGCTGTGGAGGTACTAGGGAATACACTCCTGTTTGGGGCTCGTAAGGTCTTGAGGCTCAACTCTTGCCTTCCGGGTCTG TCAGATGATGTAATGAAGGAAGTGGGTTCTGAGAAATACATCATGGCTTATCTCATCACTGTGTGCACAACACCAAGAGTAGCCCAGTCTAAGGTGATGCGGTGTCACCAGGTAAGACAAGCTGATGGGACCCATATGGCAT gtacACATTcagatatatgtgcatgcatgtggaagccagaagtcgcCCTCGACTTTGTTCCTCAGGAGCTGGCCATGATgtttttctgggacagggtctttGACTTTTACTTGGAGCTTGCCAACTGGACTAAACTGGCTGGCCGGCAAGCCTCAGGAATCCAtccgcctccacctccccagggctga